Within Xiphophorus hellerii strain 12219 chromosome 10, Xiphophorus_hellerii-4.1, whole genome shotgun sequence, the genomic segment ttggaaaatacaaaataaatatagaaaacaacagaaacaagatataaaataaattataaagtctctgtaaactaaattatctttcaaaaaaaggGATAGTTGAGTCCAAaactccagattgaagacttttatcagtcagtttttggcaaaaacagagaaaaaagagaaaaacaataaatcaagcaaatgaaaattattgagtttcttctaattttttatgcgattaactgatttattgtttattgtgacaggcctatgtgcttatatgtttgcactagaaactagactaaaaatacttggcatttttttatttgtgcagtAGATACTCTAAGGTAAAATCTGAAGTCTGAATGCGATTGACCGCCTTGCACCCATGGTTACATCTGCCATTCAACAATCTGCCGAGGTCTCTCCctgtttgtctcattttttcCGGTTCCGGTCCGTCTGCTGTCCCATCTGCAGCTACATCTGTATCCTACCggtttgttttcagtcagtcaTTCGGCAGCTAATCCTGCTTATCCCTTATTTTGCTCCAGTTAATACCAACACATCTCTCCATCATCCCCTCTGCCTTTTCCATCACATAACTCTCTCCCACTATCTGCTGTCCGTCTGTCCGGTCCTGCCTCTTCTCCGTCTGCTCGGTTTCTTCCCAGTCACCGCTACTTTCTCGTTCTTCTCAAACAACACTAATAAATATCCCTGTGGGAGACTTGGCTCTGCTCGGCATCCTCAATATTTCTTTTCCATATATACAAACTTAACACACAACAGCCGGCACAAGCCTGATTTATGATGCGCCGCTAACAGCTCTCCGCGGCTCTGCAATGCCAACTTTCAGCTTTATAGACGAGTCTGCATGAGAGAGGAAGGCGGGAGGACAGGGGTTTGTGGCTGGACTCCAGGTGTTATGAGTGATATCAGGGTTTACATGGTGGATGAGGAGCGTGCTTTTATGAGGAGTAAAATCCATCACAGCTCTCCATCCAGAGTAGCAGACAGGAGAGGCCATGCGTGTTATGAGGAATTCCCTtcacaaacaaactaaaagctGCTCTGACATTCCCCCACTGCACACTTGTTCTATAATGCCTTGACCTGCTGACCCCTCAAACGCCCCGGAGGCATGAGACCACACAACAGGTTCACACTCCAGGTCACTACTGAGAGTACAGCCAAGTATAGCCTACtgctaaaaacacatttattagtGGCTAGTACCCTCACTTCGCACTTAAAGTACcatattttccggactatagagcgcaccttaCTATAAGCCGCATCTATGAAGTTTAaagaaaacccccaaaaacctggaaacgtacatatttaagccgcaccgggctgtaaataaaagcatgatgtcaaaataaaagcatgatgAGCCGTGCCGCTTCATGGGTTATTGTATTTGATCGCATCAGAGGAGTATTTGTCTTCAGCAGTGGCCGAAATAAAAGGAACCTTTTATAGTTCATGTATATTAACGGTTTTGATGATGGGACTCATCAAcatgtaatgtttgttattgGTTTTCTCAATGGTTGATTATGGTATATTTTGTGacttcatatttgtgttttttattatgtaaaacactttgaaactgcaatgttgctgaaatgtgctacacgaATAAACTTATTTGAAATGGAGCCAGCAAGAGgaaaaaatctgacatctgGGAAAACTTGAGATGATCATTCACAAGGTTCTTTTTACAATTTCAGATTACTATTGCTACTGGATGAAAAACTGATCAAGACTGCAGTATAAAATAAGTCATGAATTATCTTCAAAATTAAACActtcataatttacattttaaatagcAGCAAAACTAGTTTCCACATAACTGATGGGATTGAATGTCTAACAAAAAAGGAACATTGTTtacctttaaaaatgaaacatagccagaaaataaaaatttgactttgttgtaggttaaaatatcaatatgtGGGTTTCACACAATTTTATCTATCTAATGTTTACAacttaaatatttgataaaagaTAAGGtgaggtaattttatttatatggcacattttcaacaacaaggcagttcaaattgctttacatgaattagaaggaaacacaaataaaacaaaccaaatgaaagataaaaagacaaatatgtaGTTCTATGAAAACATAGAACTACATGTAggttccccatgtttaataagaataaatagTCCGTAATTTATAAGCTAATAGgggtttttctggattctagATCTGATCAAATtagatgttggttctccatgtttgattctataAAGTAGTAATTTCTAAGTTTGTTATAGATTTGTAATCTAACAGGAGTTTATCTAGGTCTTATTAGTTTAATGCTAAATGTTGATCTAAGGTAATGAGTAGTTTCTACTCATAGAAACTAATatgagtttctctggattctaagtttgttctaattcctggGGATTAAATGaaccttttcaaataaaagtcaTACAATCCAAGCGTTAATATTctcaatatttctctttttaaactTCAGACAGACTGCAGAGTTAGtctatttatttgaaaatttctgatctTTTAAGTTGAAATATAATTCTGAATTAAGcatagacaaacaaaaatgttcaaatctgCTGATCGCATACGTACCTTTTACCCAGAGAGCGCTATTTTCGTCTTCCTTTCTCATCCCGACAGAGGACGAGCTGGACCCGAATGCTGCTCAATTCGACCTGGGCACCAAGATCAAGACGCCGAAGGACGTGATGCTGGAGGAGCTTTCCCTGATGAAGAACAAGGGCTCCAAGATGTTCAGGATGAGGCAGCAGAGAGTTGAGAGGTTCATCGTGAGCAACGAGAACATGGTGGGGCTTCAAACATCGAACGGATCTCCTCTTGTGTTGAGTTCAGGAGCTTCTATCGGCTGTTTCTGTCTTccagcagaacctccagaatCTGCTGATGTCTCCGCCTCCTGTTCCACCAAAACCAGAGAAGCCAAAAGAAGAAAGTAGGTTCAGACtgcaacaaattattatttcagttatcaattaattaactgattaattggaCAAAAAAGTAGCAGATTCTACAGAGTTTTCTTTTAACCACTTAATGCTACTTTATACAATACCAGAAATTTATTAAAAGGTGGAAATAAATAACTCTATTCccttttttaattaagaaaataaacattttattggctaaaatgcagtaacatagtatttctttagtgaatttgaacagGGTAAAGCTAAAACTacgccacttgaggagttctaggtaaaacatatttgcagacaaatggtttttttttttttatcttaaatgcaaaataggCTACAGTAGGCTatgttgtacagttttgacttaaatactgctctgaatataatttttttttcagtaaatggcCTATTTCTGATTCTATATGCtctagttaacaattaatcgattactaaaattgTTTCAATAACTGATccatcacaattaatccaattCAGTCCTAGTTTGGATATATGAGCTTTTCATGTATGTTATTTCTAAACTTTGCAAATCTCAGAGGTGGAAGAGGCAGTAGATAATCTGGAAAAGGCAAAGAGGAGGAAGGAGTATGTTCGCACCTACATATCGCCATGGGAACGAGCCATGACGGACGAGGAACTGAAAGCCACCATGAAGTCTTGCATGCCAGGACCCATCCATATTCACCCAGACCTGCCTCAGTACAAAAGCTTCAACAGGTACAAACATGATCTAAAATAAATGACCAGGTTCAAAGGTCGTTGtgctttaaagtttaaaccgtTTCATATAGGAATTATTCTGCATTTTAACTGTCAGAGGATGTAAAAGTATGCAAAGGTTTCAGTGTATGTGGTTTCAAAAATGTGCAAGACCccaaaaatggaagaaaaaaaaaagatttcatgtGAAACATCAAATAATGAGACTTATTGACGATTACAGCTCTCAACTACTGAAAgctcaaaattcagtttttgaaaaataaatgaaataaaaccacaaaaaagctGTTTAATAGAGGAATATGATCTACACTGTCATCAAGCCATTTGTTCTCAGAGTGCTGTATTCaagcatattaatggaaagcttagtgaaagaaaaattaataaaaaggtgCAAAGTAACACAGAAAACTGCAGCCTGGACTGGATTGTGAAGCAAAGTTATTTTAAGAGTTTAGGGGCCATTCACAAGCAAAATTGGGCAGTaagtaattacatttacttgaatacctttttggaaaaaatgcacTTTTAGGAAAACGTTTGCTACACTGAAGTGTCactactcttgagtaaaaagTTTGCATATTTTACCCACAATGATTAATTTCACcgaatgaagaaaaaacttaaTGAACCAAATATTCACCAGACatagacacacacctgcagtttttgttaaaaattcaTAAGTTGTATATGgaaagaaatagattttttttttaattttcttttgccagattttgttgctttgtaattatgttattttaaagaattattttcatttattttgatccttaaaatacaaaaaatgtctACTTAACTTCCTATTTTCAAGtcgcctttttaccaaatacttttcacTCTTGCTTGAGTGATTTCTTGGtggctactttttattttaaccgaggtaaaaatatgttgtagtGCTACTCTTGCTTGAGAACAATTTTTGGATAAGCTACCCACCTCTGTTCACACTTTAGCTGAATTCAGACCATGAAAAGTCTGATATAAACTGATGTAACTACTTCTTGTACTAAGCCACgtcagaaccagaaacaacGTCTTCATCTGTTCCTTTATCTATACAAACTTTGCAACAAAAGacaaattagctttttttccctctctctctctctcttcccagGACGGCGCTGCCATACGGCGGCATCGAAAAGGCGTCCAAGCTGCTGACCTTCGAGCTCCCGGAGGTCAGCGCTGCCGGTGAGGAGCAGGAGCCTCTCCCGACCCTTCAGGCCGACATCCGCTCAAGACCCTCGTTCAACCGCACGCCCATCGGCTGGGTCTGCAGCGACGGCAGCTCGCACGTCCAGCCGGACGTGGAGGTCCTCTACGACGGCGAGACGGACGACCTGTGAAGACACATGTAGACACGAGCATATTTACAGTCCAAGACTTCATCACACACAAAGAAAGCTCTTCTGGGATTCATGTCAGACAGGCTGATAACTTCAGCTCTGTCAGCCCTGCTGAGGTGCATCTATTAAACACACAACTTTAACTGATTGGAAACAAAAATTGTGAGCCTTTGGTGACGCTTACACTCTTCGCTGTTAATCAGCTAATGTCAGACCTGGGTGAATAGCAGTAGATTTGCATGCTGTAATCTTAAAATAACGTAAATATGCAATAAATGTCCCCCTTTACAGAATGTCTGGTTTCTGTTCACCCCACACTGACTTTAGTTGTGGCAAAATTAATTACAGTACAATGAGTAGAACTGAAATCTCATTCATTTCTCCCCTCCTCAGTCAGGCGAGATCAAAAGGTAtctttgaaactaaatattttatttggacaATCATTTCTGATCTTGGTAAAGACATCTGCAGCACTAATttgttgttgaaagaaaatgggTGTAAAACAGCATGCAAAGCACAGATCTATGCAGCTATCCGCACTTTCATTAGCAATGTAAATTCACATTGCATTcagtggggaaaaaacacaaacatcatcCCTTAAATTTATGAACGATATTCTCTAAATTGGCCAGAGTTCAAAAACTTAATTATAATCCATAGCCTCTTATTTCCCAGGGGTGTATACATACATTGTGTCACAAAGGGTTTTTTCTCTaagccactcttcaaaatgggaaagacatgAGAAAATGTTATCCAAGTAAGGCAAATGTGTGTTCAAGccacaaacaaaatgttatttttgatctactttctactgcaaatatcttactacacacgaaataagacaaaattgacttacaagtaactttaatATGAAGATACGAGAActagttttaagtcaataattccttaatactgatgaaaaagttttagatataagtgaaataatccatCAGTGAAACTACTCAGTGCCTATTTTAAGCTCTTGTCAGAAGGAGCTGTTTTAGAGCGTCTGGTCACTTTAAGTCCAGATAAACTGCTGCTGGATACGGTCCCACAActgacacatgaaaatggctgcaagcaCATGTGCAATGACACAACcttacatatttgaaaagcagaagtagagcctcctgcaccaCCAACATGAATGCAGCAAGTTGTTTCTAAACGGTAAGTCAACTCAGAACAGACATTGTACAGCAGTAAATTAAGCGGACTAAACATGCAgtagctctgcttgggttgctaggtgacgggactgggcttggctggcgttgctaggtaactgcgCAGCGCCATttgattgtgattttttttgaaACTGCGctttttccagacaccaaaaaacattatattgttgccaaaaaatgtctgggtgtttttttttaaaccagttaacacccaaatggaagtataaaaatgtgcaaaatgtgaactttGTGTAACAAGTCCCATTTAAGTCTGAATTGTGATTGTGATTGCACGTGTCCCTCTCAAGTGACATTaaatttagttctttttttaacgtTTAAAGACTTTGAAGACCTCACACAAGAAATAAGGAGGCCTCAGGGAACAATGTCTGACTTTTACCACAGCAGTACTCTCCCGTCAGCTaataatgaagaaaagaaacaatgtCCTTTAGTGTCTTCCAGGCTCCCTGGTGGCCCGGCAGATTCCCAGCATCGGTCACCTCTGCTGCTGGTGTCAGCACAACGCTCAACGATTCAGACAGATAATTAAACTAAGACCTCAGGTACAGCTCCCTCTCTAAAGCAAAGAActtatgttttttatgactAAAAATCTATAAGCAGCACCTTAATATTCATCCccatctaaataaaatccattgtcgtctattgccttcagaagtacatcagtgaacaaacagcataatGAGGATCAAGCAACACAGCAGACAGGACAGAAAGAAGTTAGCCTATTAGATTTGATAAGGAACTGGACGGAGTTTAAAATGGACCAATCCTGGAAGCAAAAACAGCGTTAAAATCCTCCCGGTCAAAGTTTGGCACCCAAAAacaacattcatgctccatCAAATCAGATTTAACTGAAGCTATTTTACCAGAAggatgagaaaaataattataatctGCGATAAAATATGTAGTGACATTCAGGTTGTGCAGTTCAAGTCTCATTTAAGGCAGTAAGACATTTTGGGTTCCTTcttgctggattttatttgatatctGCCATCTTTATGCTTTCATTTCTTCCTTAGGTGTAAATTTCACCTCTTCTGTCATAtttctatttagttttttttttttttaaatccttatAGTGTCTTAATCAGAACAGTATTCTTCAAGAAtataaaaagctttttctttgcATCAACTTTGTTTAACTGAATAACCACACAAATTCCCAGTAACTTGCAAACATGAGTAAGattattaatgtaatttaaaaacttaTTAACAACAGAAAAGGtttgcaaagtaaaatatttcataaaaagcaGCTAAAAAGGTTAATTTAAAGACAATAAACAATAGAATACATGAAGCTATTCACTCACCTGTCCTGGATTTAGGATCTGAACAAAGGTATGAGCATAGGtgaataaacaaagaaacaaaaataatttagattattttgctAGTTTgtatatttaggtttttttttttagttataatTTTCTTCtaagtttgttttatgttagCATAAGCTCTCCCTGAACCTAAATATCAATCTGTAGAGAagacagctaaaaaaaaaacaatcttaaatGTC encodes:
- the myoz1b gene encoding myozenin-1b isoform X1, with protein sequence MPLSSSAPSNKRKKASKIITDLSHISQNEDELDPNAAQFDLGTKIKTPKDVMLEELSLMKNKGSKMFRMRQQRVERFIVSNENMQNLQNLLMSPPPVPPKPEKPKEEKVEEAVDNLEKAKRRKEYVRTYISPWERAMTDEELKATMKSCMPGPIHIHPDLPQYKSFNRTALPYGGIEKASKLLTFELPEVSAAGEEQEPLPTLQADIRSRPSFNRTPIGWVCSDGSSHVQPDVEVLYDGETDDL
- the myoz1b gene encoding myozenin-1b isoform X2 produces the protein MPLSSSAPSNKRKKASKIITDLSHISQNEDELDPNAAQFDLGTKIKTPKDVMLEELSLMKNKGSKMFRMRQQRVERFIVSNENMNLQNLLMSPPPVPPKPEKPKEEKVEEAVDNLEKAKRRKEYVRTYISPWERAMTDEELKATMKSCMPGPIHIHPDLPQYKSFNRTALPYGGIEKASKLLTFELPEVSAAGEEQEPLPTLQADIRSRPSFNRTPIGWVCSDGSSHVQPDVEVLYDGETDDL